Below is a window of Gopherus evgoodei ecotype Sinaloan lineage chromosome 21, rGopEvg1_v1.p, whole genome shotgun sequence DNA.
gcaAACAACATCCCTTTGACCTAGATTAAGGAATATTGGGTTGGTAGCCAGGAGGTGCCAAGTAGGTGCAAATAAATCTGTGAATTTCATAGCATATATTGTTGTATGATGCCTCATAACTCCCTTAGAATCATTTGAGAATTCATGACTAAACTTATATTTTACTTTATATTCTTACTTTGGCTGGGTGCAGGGAATTAGCTAAAATATGCCTTCTCATGATCAGTAAGTAAAGCccagttcatttttttaaattttagttttTAGTATTGATGAATATTACACTATCAAATCTTTGCCCTTACTCACATGTTTTAAGCTTACGCTACCAAAGACCTACCAAGAAATAAGCACTGCACAGATCCTGAGTATTAATAAGTGCATCAGCTCTGCTCATCACCTTTCAGTTAGGAATTCTTGTAAAGTCTGCACATTTACAGACAATTtttctcagcacctccttcaccTTTTTGTTCCTCAGACTGTATATGAAGGGATTGGTCATAGGGGTCAGGATTGTATAGAAGACAGAGAACACCTTGTTGAGGTCTCTGAGCGTGTTGGTTTTGGGCAGCAGATACACAATCATTAGCATCCCGTAGAAcattgtcaccacaatgaggtgcgaggagcaggtggaaaatgtCTTCTGCCTGCCAGTGGTAGAAGGGATGGTCAGGATAGTGGAGATGATAGAAACGTAGGACACCACTGTTAATGCAAATGGAGGCAGAGTGAATAGACCAACCAGGATTGTAATGACAAGATCTATCAGGTAGgtgtcagtacagcagagattGATTATTTGTGTGGATTCACAGAagaaatgatcaatttcattGGGACCACAGAAATTTAATTGTAACATAAGGCATGTTATGATGGCAATAGCCAGACATCCATTTATCCATGACCCAGCTGCTAGCTGGCGGCAGAATCTGCCATTCATAAGTGTTGCATAGTGCAAAGGTTTGcatatcgctaaataccgatCGTAAGACATCACTGCTAGGAGGTAGCACTCGGTAGCTGCAAAGAAACTGGCAAAATAAAATTGCACAATACAGCCActgacagaaatggttctgtctccagtcaggagactggccagtaccttgggcaggatggtggaggtgtagcaggtctccaagcaagACAAGTTCCCCAGAAAAaagtacatgggagtgtgaaggtgctgatcagccacaactagcacaatgatgaggatgttcccgGCCATGGTCACAATGTATATCATGAGAAACAGCAGGAAGACAAGGATCTGCAGTTGTGGGATATTCCTGAACCCTAGCAAGATGAACTGTGTGACAGCTGTTTCATTTCCCCATTCTCTATTTGCCATGGCACGTATCTAGgagggaaaaagaagagagaattaGCTTTTGAAATTGATCAGACAAAACATATTTAAATTTTACTCCATCCTATTGTGCCTTGCAGGTGGGGACACTGAAGCTGATGGTTCAATAACAGAGCTTGCATTTTGACTCAACTTACAAAAAAAGTATTGATAGGCTTTCCTCAGCAGGTTTAACAACCTGTTATCCTCTCTCAGTTCAGACAAGGGACTCATTATGATGGTCAAGGGTCTGAGTACTGGATGGCTATCTAGACTCACATACAGATTTGGTTTGTGTAGCCTCATATTTCATCTCCTGACATACTAAACCAGGACAAATTTTGTCCAAGTGTGGGAGACCATTTCTGAGAAGTGTTTGACACAACAAGTCTGGGCATGGTGGTCAGATTAGGTGCGACTGTATCTAACTGGCCTTTCTGTTCTCCAGCTCTATGAATCTATCAGCTCTATGAATCATCTCTATGGTTATTTCACATTATGACCAAGttctaaaatacaaaaatatctgAGTGGACAACGTATTAGTATTATGAAAATACTAATAATGGCTAAAATCACTTTTCATTGTGTGAGTCGGAGAAGCTGAAAATGTGATTAAATTATTCACAGTCCACAGCTGAGAATCCACTCTCTAACATGAATATGTCACATATTCAGGCTGTGATTTTCATTGCATACTAAGCAAATTAGGTACCCAACAAGTTGGCCACCATAGTCctagttgggaatttttcagtgaaatgtgTTGTTGAAACCAAAATTCAAATTCAACTTtcaacataaaaggttgttacaatgaggagggagaaaaaatgttcttcagctcagaggataggacaagaagcaatgggcttacattgcagcaagggaggtttaggttagatattagaaaaaacttcctaactggcaGGGTGGTTAAGTACTAGAATAAaatgcccagggaggttgtggaatctccatcattggaaatttttaaaagcaggtttgataaacaccagtcagggatggtctagctaatacttagtcctaccatgagCACAGAagactggactatatgacctctcaagatgccttccagtcctatgattccttCAACAACCTTGATGGGgaaagagaaaggatttgaacttgGGCCTTCTACTTTTCAGGTGAGGGCCTTAATCACAAGCTATAGAACCACTCTCCTTTGTGGTCCTGGGCCCAATGGCTTTTCATTCTCATTCGCAGTGGCACGTCCAAGTCATGTCTCATTTGACAataaagggaatttttttttgattAACTGAAAATGTTCATAATTTTTGATGCAGTTGCAcccaaaatgatttatttttggcCCTGTCAGTGAACcagaaaatgaattatttgcttagCTCTAGTTTCAAGATCTCTCACTGTTAAAGGCTGATATTAATAATGCCTGGTGTTGCTATGTGACAATGGTATAGCTCAGGAGTGTTCTGTGCCTCAGACCATGCTCTCCTGCCCAAGAGAAAGaccttgtcatggtacaattccccactctgaaccttagcgtccaaaagatggggtaccagcatgaattcctctaagctcaattaccagcttagaacttgtagcactgccaccaaccaggaattctagtgcctggtacactctggtccccccaaaaccttgcctggggacccccaagacccagaccttctggatcttaacacaaggaaagtaaaccctttccctcaccattgcctctcccacgcttcccctccctgggttaccctggaagatcactgtgtgattcaaactccttgaatcacaaaacagagaggaaaattcaccttcctccctctttctctttccccctcccagactcttcctgagagaaagtaatcctggcacagagagaaatcagcctttctctccctcttccctcctttctccccaccaattccctggtgaatccagaccccgtcccctggggtctcaccagaataaaaagacaattaggttcttaaacaagaaaagcttttaattaaagaaagaaaaaacagtaaaaattatctttgtaaatttaaaaaaaattgaataggtacagggtctttcagctatagacactgggaacaccctcgcagcctaagtacacaagtacaaattaaaatcttttcagcaaaataccaatctgaactcctttcagccaaatacacatttgcaaataaagaaaacaaccataagcctaactctctttatctacctagtactcactagtctgaacttataagagcctgtgttggagagattggagagaaacctggttgcacgtctggtccctctgagcctccagagtgaacaacaaccaaaactaacagcacagcacaaaagcttccgtccatcaagatttgaaagtatcctgtcccctgattggtcctctggtcaggtgacagccaggcttactgaacttgttaaccctttacagtcaaagagatataaagtacttctgtgctattaacttttcttatctgtttatgacagacctacATCTGAACTCCTCTCAGAGTGGAACCCTGTGGGTTACCCCCATTTATACCAGATCACGAGGTTTACAACATCCTTTGATTCACCAGCCATGTTTACCAGCTGGATTTGGCTCTGCTATGGGATCCTCTCTGGGAACTTGTGATCAGCATGAAGTTGTATCGACTCAGGCTGGTATGTTTGATTGGTTCATAGAAATGTGATTCAAGCTATAAAAGCCTAGGAGCATAATGTTTTAAGGAACAGCATGAAAACCAGCCAAAATAAAACTGAGTATATGGTCTGTAGATTCAGCGATACCCTGTCAGAACACAACGAGAGCCAGTCAGCCATTATCAAAGGTACAGAAGTTCAAGTACCTAGGTTTGATCATACAGAATAATGACGAACTCAACAATGAATAGGAGAATGCCTATCAAATTGAAAAGTAAAAGCCATAAGACAGTAATAAGGCCTACACTttcatatcatagaatatcaggactggaagggacatcagtaggtatctagtccaaccccttgctcaaaggaggaccaatcccccactaaatcatcccagccagggctttgtcaagcctgaccttaaaaacctctaaggaaggagattccaccacctccttaggtaatccattccagtgcttcaccaccctcctagtgaaaaagtttttcctaatatccaaactcaacctcccccactgcaacttgagaccgttactccttgttctgtcatctgctaccactgagaacagtttagatccatcctttttggaaccccctttcaggtatttGAAATCAGCTATCAAATCTCACTCCCCTATTCTCTTCTGCACACAAAATAACCCCAGTtctttcagcttctcctcataagtcatgtgctc
It encodes the following:
- the LOC115638375 gene encoding olfactory receptor 473-like, with translation MSYDRYLAICKPLHYATLMNGRFCRQLAAGSWINGCLAIAIITCLMLQLNFCGPNEIDHFFCESTQIINLCCTDTYLIDLVITILVGLFTLPPFALTVVSYVSIISTILTIPSTTGRQKTFSTCSSHLIVVTMFYGMLMIVYLLPKTNTLRDLNKVFSVFYTILTPMTNPFIYSLRNKKVKEVLRKIVCKCADFTRIPN